Proteins encoded within one genomic window of Companilactobacillus sp.:
- a CDS encoding YdcF family protein: protein MPFFAYIVIVAVLEVALVMNVRSLFSRHPVPTFIAVTIFILGLLPPIIKAQSMTNLSPLYTIFLAFIFCVDLMFLIIMGIYTFYVNYFAKRARVEQADYIVVLGSKFMSKRIPPIMMSRLDKTIQVYEQMEPKPKIIVSGGESSIVKIKESTIMRQYLLEQGIPDSSIIVENKSINTAENLEYSSIAIKRLWNLPTVPKIIVVTSEFHVPRAKEYAQKIGFSANFVPSITLPIFKWPAMFREFTAIIWYYRYTIETVMLMMIVLLICTFVP, encoded by the coding sequence ATGCCATTTTTTGCTTATATCGTGATTGTGGCTGTGTTAGAAGTCGCTCTGGTCATGAATGTCCGATCGCTATTTAGCCGACATCCGGTACCGACTTTTATCGCAGTCACGATTTTTATTTTAGGGTTATTGCCACCAATCATAAAAGCTCAATCGATGACTAATTTGTCGCCGCTTTATACTATCTTTCTAGCTTTTATTTTCTGCGTGGATCTAATGTTTTTAATTATCATGGGTATCTATACTTTTTACGTCAACTATTTTGCCAAACGTGCCAGAGTTGAACAGGCAGACTACATCGTGGTACTGGGTTCAAAATTTATGAGCAAGCGAATTCCACCGATCATGATGAGCCGCTTGGACAAGACGATTCAAGTTTATGAACAGATGGAACCAAAGCCGAAGATCATCGTCAGCGGCGGCGAAAGTTCAATTGTTAAGATCAAAGAGTCGACTATCATGCGTCAATACTTGTTAGAACAGGGAATACCGGATTCTTCGATCATCGTTGAAAATAAGTCGATCAACACTGCCGAGAACTTGGAGTACTCTTCAATTGCTATCAAACGATTGTGGAACTTGCCAACTGTTCCCAAGATAATCGTCGTGACCAGCGAATTTCACGTTCCAAGGGCAAAGGAGTACGCGCAAAAAATTGGATTCTCGGCAAATTTCGTACCTTCGATCACTCTGCCGATTTTTAAATGGCCGGCAATGTTTCGTGAGTTCACAGCAATAATCTGGTATTATAGATACACTATCGAAACCGTGATGTTGATGATGATAGTGCTACTTATTTGTACCTTTGTTCCCTAA
- a CDS encoding DUF6056 family protein, with protein sequence MNNWFVKRQRLFEAVILGIYFCYFAILRIFIVPFGDDQFWWGPAGKFLMDHHFFTLENQQYIGGSSNGRYVSNLSMIYTTHHPILMYLLFAVASTLLVWMIYRLTSRKFIVFILALCLPFSLSISFQTTTWFWYAAFINYVTGAVFIFSYLLLLKRDWFEKNLTDSWILTCAVFVLSVFGGLIVEHITLYQLAISIFSVIVSYFIYHKINKYQLAYLVGAIASAVIMFSNGSYWAHTQYRSVSPSISRSLVTYAQTSHFWVITTNFWLILLLCLMILVYNWQNVKQSVVKQVLIFSSIGFLLYYLIVNLYLGKLKLQQSFLPLINSDGFLALDSLMSLLFIAYLFVSAWFIVDTRLRYVLIFCLVSFLFLIAPFLVIVQPNSAREFFNGVLFLYLYGFLLLNRIVFKPKWIERLLVIVAAVLLIGSASYTLQANIKNHVAYSNRTEELTTPGGFSQKLQVPYPLCMPNQDLYITQDSIRYWQLYRQHDFWQRLWVFDYTK encoded by the coding sequence ATGAACAATTGGTTTGTAAAACGTCAACGGTTATTTGAAGCTGTCATTTTAGGAATCTATTTTTGTTATTTCGCAATTCTTAGGATATTCATCGTTCCTTTTGGCGACGATCAATTCTGGTGGGGTCCAGCGGGTAAGTTCTTGATGGATCACCACTTTTTTACCTTGGAAAATCAACAATATATTGGTGGCTCTAGCAACGGACGCTACGTCTCCAATTTGTCGATGATCTATACGACGCACCATCCGATCTTGATGTACTTGCTATTTGCAGTCGCCAGCACCCTGTTGGTTTGGATGATCTATCGTCTGACTAGTCGTAAGTTTATCGTGTTTATCTTAGCCTTGTGTCTGCCGTTCTCATTAAGTATCTCGTTTCAAACTACCACTTGGTTTTGGTACGCAGCTTTCATCAATTACGTCACCGGTGCCGTATTCATCTTTAGCTATTTACTGCTTTTGAAGCGTGATTGGTTTGAAAAAAATCTGACTGATTCTTGGATATTAACTTGTGCTGTGTTTGTCTTATCCGTATTCGGTGGATTGATTGTTGAGCATATTACCTTATATCAACTAGCAATTAGCATTTTTTCCGTAATAGTTTCGTATTTTATTTATCATAAGATTAATAAATATCAGTTGGCATATTTGGTAGGTGCAATCGCTAGTGCAGTGATAATGTTCTCAAATGGCTCATATTGGGCCCACACGCAATATCGTTCCGTATCGCCGTCAATTAGTCGAAGTCTAGTTACTTATGCCCAGACATCGCATTTTTGGGTAATAACGACCAATTTTTGGTTGATCTTACTATTATGTCTGATGATTTTAGTGTATAACTGGCAAAACGTTAAACAGTCAGTCGTTAAGCAAGTCTTGATTTTCAGTTCAATCGGCTTCTTACTCTATTATTTAATCGTCAATCTCTACTTAGGGAAGCTGAAGTTGCAACAAAGCTTCTTGCCATTGATCAATTCCGATGGCTTCCTGGCCCTAGATAGCTTGATGTCGTTATTGTTTATCGCATATTTATTCGTGTCAGCTTGGTTCATCGTTGATACAAGATTGAGATACGTTTTGATATTTTGTTTAGTTTCGTTCCTATTTCTAATTGCTCCATTTTTAGTCATCGTTCAACCTAATTCAGCTCGAGAATTCTTTAATGGGGTACTGTTCCTATACTTGTACGGATTTTTATTGTTGAACCGAATCGTTTTCAAACCCAAGTGGATCGAACGTCTGCTAGTCATTGTTGCAGCAGTACTGTTGATAGGTTCAGCCAGTTATACACTGCAGGCAAACATCAAGAACCATGTCGCATATTCCAACCGAACAGAAGAATTAACCACACCAGGTGGATTTTCGCAGAAACTGCAGGTGCCTTATCCCTTGTGCATGCCGAATCAAGACTTGTATATCACCCAAGATAGCATCAGATACTGGCAGCTATACCGACAACATGATTTTTGGCAACGATTGTGGGTGTTCGATTATACAAAATAA
- a CDS encoding sigma-70 family RNA polymerase sigma factor: MDLQDGFIAAMENEKLIYGVLKRLHIYITNDNYQDFFQEALIIYAESYVEYQRKNQPMDKFNVYIFQKLVWRLTDLLRKEQTFFNVHSLEVFDFDRVEQEESDEMLSEINLDNLTEPEKRLFFDCFIEKIPLVKLSSKYHCSARNLRYKRNSLREKLCKMLS, from the coding sequence ATGGATTTACAAGACGGTTTTATCGCAGCAATGGAGAATGAAAAACTAATCTATGGAGTATTGAAACGACTCCACATCTACATCACCAATGACAACTACCAAGATTTTTTTCAAGAAGCACTGATCATTTACGCTGAATCGTATGTCGAGTATCAACGGAAAAATCAACCAATGGATAAGTTCAATGTCTATATTTTTCAAAAATTAGTCTGGCGACTGACTGATCTATTACGCAAGGAACAAACTTTTTTCAATGTTCATTCTTTAGAGGTGTTTGATTTTGATCGGGTCGAACAGGAGGAATCAGACGAAATGCTGTCCGAGATCAATCTCGATAATCTGACTGAACCAGAAAAACGACTATTTTTTGACTGTTTTATTGAAAAAATTCCGTTAGTGAAACTTAGTTCAAAATACCATTGTAGTGCTCGTAACCTGCGGTATAAAAGGAATTCTCTTCGTGAAAAACTCTGTAAAATGCTTTCATAA
- a CDS encoding glycoside hydrolase family 73 protein produces MNKKWVVSTAFASFLAAVGISTTTSHVRASVSANDKDENDTDADQQDLENQGAVKDPTVASVMDAQGAPVTESVPSDESVSATSDDSTSDDKSTSASVQSSTEAPTDNETDTTTNSTDSSQTVNNALSASTQSSTADPASEQATQSAPVASSDSSESAATSSTSADSSSEDANGQTSTGTTVKTAPGFSKEVQAAISASPETNSQVLPTNDGTVLERSATSDGAVTQAATNSEQDEFLAMAAPMAEKAAGEYGLYTSVMLAQAILESGWGQSDLATEANNLFGIKGDYNGAYVSMPTSEWSADQGWYKIYANFRKYPSYYESFLDNADKLRNGISGSSTFYSGTWKENTTSYKDATAWLQGRYATAPNYASTLNNIIETYNLTQYDTDSETNPNLNDNNNSSGNNENTGSTTNPDTNVGGTQTALDDVAVVTNLDNAPIYTDAYINQPSARALGYGTAWKLASKVVDESGNVFYQVSTHEFVLATDVQLQSQGGTTTEPPVKIDDTVIVTGDSGAPVYSAANMNSATSKVLPYSSEWKTTTYVTDSDNNTFFLVGSNAYVLASDVVQKSKIGSNDEYLNDTTVDYPDILKVITAPSAKLYDTKHNLLSTSLTNGTDWRTDKKSTHADGTVWYRVSTDQWVSASDVQVLGSNYVKTVQGTVKINYIPGYGVNVYNSPAANNKFTGTRLADGTTWKVTSKQIVDGQTWYEVPAGWVNGKYCLFTPAN; encoded by the coding sequence ATGAATAAAAAATGGGTGGTTTCCACGGCCTTTGCAAGTTTCCTTGCGGCTGTTGGAATTTCAACAACTACGTCCCACGTACGTGCTTCGGTTTCAGCTAATGATAAAGACGAAAACGATACTGACGCTGACCAACAAGATCTCGAAAATCAAGGCGCGGTTAAAGATCCTACTGTTGCTAGTGTTATGGATGCGCAGGGTGCTCCTGTGACTGAATCTGTTCCTAGCGACGAATCTGTTTCTGCTACTTCTGATGATTCGACTTCTGACGACAAGTCAACTTCTGCTAGCGTTCAATCTTCTACTGAAGCTCCAACTGACAATGAGACTGACACTACTACAAATTCGACTGATTCATCTCAAACTGTTAACAATGCTTTAAGTGCTTCGACTCAGAGCAGCACGGCTGATCCTGCTTCTGAACAAGCTACGCAATCTGCACCAGTTGCTAGTTCAGATTCTAGTGAGTCTGCGGCTACTTCTTCTACTTCTGCTGACAGCAGTTCTGAAGATGCAAACGGTCAAACAAGCACCGGCACAACTGTAAAAACTGCACCTGGTTTTTCAAAGGAAGTTCAAGCTGCTATTTCAGCTTCACCTGAGACTAACTCACAAGTGTTGCCAACTAACGATGGTACTGTACTAGAAAGAAGTGCTACTTCTGATGGTGCAGTTACTCAAGCTGCCACAAATTCAGAACAAGACGAATTTTTAGCAATGGCTGCTCCAATGGCTGAAAAAGCTGCCGGTGAATATGGCTTATATACATCAGTTATGCTTGCTCAAGCTATTTTGGAAAGTGGCTGGGGCCAATCTGATTTAGCAACTGAAGCCAACAACTTATTTGGTATCAAAGGTGACTACAATGGTGCCTATGTTTCCATGCCTACTAGTGAGTGGAGTGCTGATCAAGGTTGGTACAAGATCTACGCTAACTTTAGAAAGTATCCTAGCTATTACGAGTCATTCCTCGACAATGCTGATAAGCTCAGAAATGGTATCAGCGGCAGTTCGACTTTTTACAGTGGGACTTGGAAAGAAAATACTACTTCATACAAGGATGCAACTGCTTGGTTGCAAGGCCGTTACGCAACTGCGCCTAACTATGCCTCAACTTTGAACAATATTATTGAGACTTACAATTTGACTCAATACGATACTGATTCAGAGACAAATCCTAATTTGAACGATAACAATAATTCTTCTGGCAATAATGAAAATACCGGATCAACAACTAATCCAGATACTAACGTTGGTGGGACTCAAACTGCGTTGGACGACGTGGCTGTGGTCACTAACCTTGACAATGCTCCAATTTATACAGACGCATATATCAACCAACCTTCAGCTCGTGCTTTAGGCTATGGTACTGCTTGGAAATTGGCATCTAAAGTGGTCGACGAAAGCGGCAATGTGTTCTATCAAGTTTCAACGCACGAATTCGTCTTGGCTACCGATGTGCAATTGCAATCACAAGGTGGAACTACGACTGAACCTCCTGTAAAAATTGATGATACGGTCATCGTAACTGGAGACTCCGGTGCTCCTGTTTATAGTGCTGCAAATATGAATTCAGCTACTAGCAAAGTCTTGCCTTATTCATCAGAATGGAAGACGACAACTTACGTAACTGATAGCGACAACAACACGTTCTTCTTAGTAGGTTCAAACGCCTATGTATTAGCTTCTGATGTTGTGCAAAAATCTAAGATCGGTTCAAATGACGAATATTTGAATGATACAACTGTGGATTATCCTGATATCTTGAAGGTCATCACTGCGCCTAGTGCTAAGCTTTACGATACTAAGCATAACTTGCTATCAACTAGTTTAACTAATGGCACTGACTGGAGAACTGACAAGAAGTCAACTCACGCTGACGGTACTGTGTGGTATCGTGTGTCAACTGACCAATGGGTCAGTGCGTCTGATGTCCAAGTCTTAGGATCAAACTACGTTAAGACTGTTCAAGGTACTGTAAAAATCAACTATATCCCTGGATATGGTGTAAATGTTTATAACAGTCCAGCTGCCAACAACAAGTTCACCGGAACTCGTTTAGCTGATGGTACAACATGGAAAGTAACATCAAAACAAATCGTTGACGGCCAAACTTGGTACGAAGTACCAGCTGGCTGGGTAAACGGTAAGTATTGCTTGTTTACTCCTGCAAATTAA
- a CDS encoding peptidoglycan recognition protein family protein yields the protein MMFNKKLIASAVTSVALAGMGFVTTQVAPQAATQEVHADAWVNDYISKNNIKPVGIENREGTFNQWFGYENGVGKPEGVLIHETATPNATAENEVSYFNNHWKKLSTYVHAFIDGNKIINIKNTNYGVWGAGYTANQKYIQVELCNVNTADQFARSISNDAYYTAAKLIQYNLPFVPNKTVVTHKQAASWWHDTNHTDPDGYLARWGYDMNQFNDLVGKYYNNLKDHGTTDDQNGQTTQPSTPDPNKHVGRVNVNNPDSFASPLVSFNGDTMKDVVNRGLGNNTPWYTDQQKQHDGHTYYRVSTNEWVSDQYATFTAE from the coding sequence ATGATGTTTAATAAAAAACTAATTGCCAGTGCGGTAACTTCCGTTGCTTTGGCGGGTATGGGGTTCGTAACTACACAAGTAGCACCGCAAGCAGCTACTCAGGAAGTACACGCTGACGCATGGGTCAACGACTATATTTCGAAGAATAATATCAAACCAGTCGGTATCGAGAATCGTGAAGGTACTTTTAATCAATGGTTTGGTTATGAGAATGGTGTCGGAAAACCGGAAGGTGTGTTGATTCACGAAACTGCAACACCTAATGCAACAGCGGAAAATGAAGTTAGTTATTTCAACAATCATTGGAAGAAACTTTCAACATACGTCCATGCATTTATTGATGGAAACAAGATCATCAACATCAAGAACACTAACTATGGTGTCTGGGGTGCTGGATATACAGCTAACCAAAAGTATATCCAAGTAGAATTGTGTAACGTCAACACAGCTGACCAATTTGCTCGTTCAATTTCAAACGATGCTTATTACACTGCAGCTAAGTTGATCCAATATAATTTGCCTTTTGTGCCTAACAAAACAGTTGTAACGCATAAACAAGCTGCAAGCTGGTGGCACGATACTAACCATACAGATCCAGATGGTTATTTAGCTCGTTGGGGTTACGATATGAACCAATTCAATGACTTAGTTGGCAAGTATTACAACAACCTCAAGGACCATGGCACGACTGACGACCAAAATGGTCAAACTACTCAACCATCAACACCGGATCCAAATAAACATGTCGGACGCGTTAATGTTAACAATCCTGACAGTTTTGCCAGTCCATTAGTATCCTTTAACGGTGATACTATGAAAGACGTTGTTAACCGTGGTTTAGGAAACAACACTCCATGGTATACCGATCAACAAAAGCAGCATGATGGACACACTTACTACCGTGTATCTACCAACGAATGGGTATCTGATCAATACGCAACCTTTACTGCTGAGTAA
- a CDS encoding peptidoglycan recognition protein family protein has product MFSKKKMVASIATAVALTGVSFVATNEVAPQTFAQQEVKADSWINNYINQNGIQPVSIQYREGTFTNWIPYENGVGKPEGVVVHETATPGATAEDEVSYFNNNWPTIQTYVHAFVDDTSIINIHSADYAVWGAGPTANSKYIQVELCETSSVDAFARSVANDAYYVASKLHQYGLPVEYGKTVVSHDQTSQWWHETTHTDPTGYFAKWNYDMEQFTALVNQYYSTMDGSNTNSGNTNTGNTNTGTNNGGVSSNTSEGTVTVKNPSSFMVPLVAFNNHGGITKSNRGLANNTPWYTDQTKTYNGHTYYRVSTNEWVMDSYATFTAK; this is encoded by the coding sequence ATGTTTTCAAAGAAGAAGATGGTTGCAAGTATCGCTACCGCTGTTGCCTTGACAGGTGTTTCATTTGTTGCAACTAACGAAGTTGCACCCCAAACATTTGCACAGCAAGAAGTTAAAGCTGATTCTTGGATCAACAATTATATAAATCAAAATGGAATTCAACCGGTTTCAATCCAATATCGTGAAGGGACATTTACTAACTGGATCCCTTACGAAAACGGTGTTGGTAAGCCAGAAGGTGTCGTTGTTCATGAAACTGCAACACCAGGTGCTACTGCTGAAGATGAAGTTTCATACTTCAACAACAACTGGCCAACAATCCAAACATACGTCCACGCATTCGTTGATGATACATCGATCATCAACATTCACAGTGCCGACTACGCGGTTTGGGGTGCTGGTCCAACAGCCAACTCTAAATATATTCAAGTTGAGCTTTGTGAAACTAGTTCGGTAGATGCATTTGCTCGTTCAGTTGCTAACGACGCATACTACGTTGCATCTAAGTTGCATCAATATGGATTGCCTGTTGAATACGGCAAGACTGTGGTTTCTCATGATCAAACATCACAATGGTGGCATGAAACTACACATACCGATCCAACTGGCTACTTTGCTAAGTGGAACTACGATATGGAACAATTTACTGCTTTAGTAAACCAATACTACAGCACAATGGATGGTTCAAATACTAATAGTGGCAATACCAATACAGGTAACACTAATACTGGTACTAACAATGGTGGCGTATCTTCAAACACTTCAGAAGGTACAGTTACTGTTAAAAATCCATCAAGTTTCATGGTTCCTTTAGTAGCATTCAATAACCATGGTGGCATTACTAAGTCTAACCGTGGATTAGCTAACAATACTCCTTGGTATACTGACCAAACTAAGACATACAACGGTCACACATACTACCGTGTATCAACAAACGAATGGGTCATGGACTCATACGCAACATTTACAGCTAAATAA
- a CDS encoding peptidoglycan recognition protein family protein codes for MFKKNKWLASIASAVLLVGVGFTTTMQLAPQMVQQDVRADSWINDYIDQNGIQPVPITYQEGTFSDWFGYENGVGKPEGVVVHETASPNTTAATFAQSFNNNWETLETYVHAFTDDTQTINIHNTDYGVWGAGPTANSKYIQIELCEVNTADKFARSVANDAFYIATMLHKYNLPVEYGTTVVTHDQTAQWWHETDHTDPTGYFAKWGYGMDQFMPLIQKYYDQIGNAGSTAAGTDTTNNGGAAQGETGTVKVNNSSSFMVPLVSFDTAGNAKNANRGLANNTSWFTDQQKTYNGHTYYRVSTNEWVIDSAATYTAR; via the coding sequence ATGTTCAAAAAAAATAAATGGCTCGCAAGTATTGCTTCAGCAGTTCTTTTAGTTGGAGTTGGTTTTACTACTACCATGCAACTTGCACCACAAATGGTCCAACAAGATGTTAGAGCTGATTCTTGGATCAACGATTATATCGATCAAAACGGTATCCAACCAGTTCCAATCACTTATCAAGAAGGTACTTTTAGCGACTGGTTCGGTTATGAAAATGGTGTTGGTAAGCCAGAAGGTGTCGTCGTTCATGAGACTGCTTCACCAAACACAACTGCAGCAACTTTTGCTCAAAGCTTCAATAATAATTGGGAAACGTTAGAGACTTACGTGCATGCTTTTACTGATGATACGCAAACTATTAACATCCACAACACTGACTACGGTGTTTGGGGTGCTGGTCCTACAGCTAATTCCAAGTATATTCAGATCGAACTGTGCGAAGTAAATACAGCGGATAAATTTGCCCGTTCAGTCGCTAATGATGCTTTTTACATTGCTACGATGCTTCACAAATACAACTTGCCTGTTGAATACGGCACAACAGTTGTAACGCATGACCAAACTGCACAATGGTGGCACGAAACTGATCACACTGACCCAACTGGCTACTTTGCCAAATGGGGTTACGGCATGGATCAATTTATGCCATTGATCCAAAAGTACTATGACCAAATTGGCAATGCCGGAAGTACTGCTGCCGGCACCGATACAACTAATAATGGCGGTGCTGCTCAAGGTGAAACAGGCACTGTCAAAGTCAATAACTCATCCAGTTTCATGGTTCCATTAGTTTCATTCGATACTGCTGGTAATGCTAAGAACGCTAACCGTGGTTTAGCTAATAACACGTCATGGTTCACCGACCAACAAAAGACTTACAATGGTCACACTTACTACCGTGTCTCAACTAATGAGTGGGTCATCGATAGTGCTGCAACTTACACAGCTAGATAA